The Hymenobacter baengnokdamensis genome includes a region encoding these proteins:
- a CDS encoding DUF885 domain-containing protein, which produces MRYFTQAAVVAAALWLTGCQSGSTADKTQAEVSATTGDKGLNDLFDRYWEKNSQLFPLDATAYGDNRYNNQLPNNQTRAFRDTLRSFYQSYLTQLQKFDREKLNANDKISYDIFAYEMNHGLAGLKLNTWMLPANQFYGLPITLGQYGSGQGNQPFKTVQDYDNWLGRVHGFTAWTDSAIANFRTGLKAGVVLPKALVVRMIPQLTAKDIVVTDPTKSLYYGPIARLPKDFSDADKARLTDAYKKAILTELVPAYQKMGTFMKTEYLPKSRPTSGIDAIPGGKDIYAFDVKYETTTDKTPAEIYQIGQAEVARIRAEMEKIKTEVGFKGDLPAFFKYLNTDPKFRPFKTPQQVLAAFENIHQRMLPNLKTMFGRVPKTPFEIRETEKFREASASAEYNQGSPDGSRPGIFYVPIPDATKFATTSGMESLFLHEAIPGHHYQISLQQENTSLPKFRRFGGQNAYVEGWALYCESLGSELGLYKDPYQRMGALGDEMLRAVRLVVDTGLHSRQLSREEAIAYLLNNLSTTPDEATSAIERYMAIPGQALGYKIGQLKIRELRAKYEQQLGSKFKLSNFHDELLKDGSMPLAVLEKKMDAWAATQK; this is translated from the coding sequence ATGAGATATTTTACGCAAGCGGCCGTGGTGGCCGCAGCCTTGTGGCTCACCGGCTGTCAGTCGGGTTCTACTGCTGATAAAACGCAGGCGGAAGTGAGTGCCACGACCGGCGACAAAGGCCTCAACGACTTGTTCGACCGCTACTGGGAGAAAAACTCGCAGCTGTTTCCGCTCGATGCCACGGCCTACGGCGACAACCGCTACAACAACCAGCTGCCCAACAACCAGACCCGCGCTTTCCGCGACACGCTGCGCAGCTTCTACCAGAGCTACCTCACCCAACTCCAGAAATTTGACCGCGAAAAGCTCAACGCCAATGATAAAATCAGCTACGACATCTTCGCCTACGAGATGAACCACGGGCTGGCGGGGCTCAAGCTCAACACCTGGATGCTGCCGGCCAACCAGTTCTACGGCCTGCCCATCACGCTGGGGCAGTACGGCTCGGGCCAGGGCAACCAGCCGTTCAAGACGGTGCAGGACTACGACAACTGGCTGGGCCGGGTGCACGGCTTCACGGCCTGGACCGACTCGGCCATTGCCAACTTCCGCACCGGCCTGAAAGCCGGGGTGGTGCTGCCCAAAGCCCTGGTAGTGCGCATGATTCCGCAGCTCACGGCCAAGGACATCGTGGTGACCGACCCCACCAAAAGCCTGTACTACGGCCCGATAGCCCGCCTGCCGAAAGACTTTTCGGACGCCGACAAAGCCCGCCTGACCGACGCCTACAAAAAGGCCATCCTGACCGAGCTGGTACCGGCTTACCAGAAAATGGGGACGTTTATGAAAACTGAGTACCTGCCTAAGTCGCGCCCCACGAGCGGCATCGACGCGATACCCGGTGGCAAGGACATCTACGCCTTCGACGTGAAGTACGAAACGACGACCGACAAGACGCCGGCCGAAATCTACCAGATTGGCCAGGCCGAGGTGGCCCGCATCCGGGCCGAGATGGAAAAGATAAAGACCGAGGTAGGCTTTAAAGGCGACCTGCCGGCCTTCTTCAAGTACTTGAACACCGACCCCAAATTCCGGCCCTTCAAAACGCCGCAGCAGGTGCTGGCCGCCTTCGAGAACATTCACCAGCGGATGCTGCCGAACTTGAAAACGATGTTCGGGCGCGTGCCCAAAACCCCGTTTGAAATCCGCGAAACCGAGAAATTCCGCGAAGCGTCCGCTTCGGCCGAGTACAACCAGGGCTCGCCGGACGGCTCGCGGCCGGGTATTTTCTACGTGCCGATTCCGGATGCCACCAAGTTTGCCACTACTTCGGGCATGGAGTCGCTGTTTCTGCACGAAGCCATTCCGGGCCACCACTACCAGATTTCGTTGCAGCAGGAAAACACCAGCCTGCCCAAGTTCCGCCGCTTCGGCGGCCAGAACGCCTACGTGGAAGGCTGGGCGCTGTACTGCGAAAGCCTCGGGTCAGAATTGGGTCTCTATAAAGACCCCTACCAGCGCATGGGCGCGCTCGGCGATGAGATGCTGCGCGCCGTGCGCCTGGTGGTCGATACCGGTTTGCACTCGCGCCAGCTCAGCCGCGAAGAGGCCATTGCCTACCTGCTCAATAACCTGAGCACCACGCCCGACGAAGCTACGTCGGCCATCGAGCGCTACATGGCCATTCCGGGCCAGGCGCTGGGCTACAAAATCGGCCAGCTTAAAATCCGGGAGCTGCGCGCCAAATACGAGCAGCAGCTCGGCAGCAAGTTCAAGCTCAGCAACTTCCACGACGAGCTGCTGAAAGATGGCTCGATGCCGCTGGCGGTGCTGGAAAAGAAGATGGACGCCTGGGCCGCCACGCAGAAATAA
- a CDS encoding T9SS type A sorting domain-containing protein, whose product MKNTLHYGRYFWLYTLLGWLLMALGPHSLLAQTTDPTGGTLSPTTTTVCTGFNSGTLTLTGYSGTILKFQQDAGSGYVDIANSAASTYTFSNLTQTTKYRALVRNNSGTTVASTEATVTVNQPPTATINSSGPTTFCTRGTIYLVAGPGGPGYTYQFLLNGRDIAGATGQTYTTTVTTNGTYSVRVTDAFGCSATSSSVVVRVTANDIVSLTAGSSTVFCQGGSVLLSTSVSGNANNYTYQFTRNGEEIPGATSAAYSVTTSGNYAVIVYNPNTCSETSNTIPVTVNPVTVPTLSYGSSSYCQSGATTPVPAVSPTGGSFTATPGGLSLGSTTGAINLAQSQPGTYTVTYTAGSPCPGSASATVVITAPPTAGFSYAAATGCAGTSGTLAATLAGGATAGSFTASPAGLSLNASTGAIDLSQSQAGTYTVTNTVGAASGCSPVTATARVTLTAQPVATLAAGGPTTFCQGGAVLLTAGGGTTGSTYQFLLNGQPIAGATAATYSATASGAYSVLISNGGSCTSTSTAVSVTVNPLTTAAFTYPAAAYCQNAGSAPTPTITGTAGGTFAASPAGLALDAGSGAVNPGQSRPGTYTITYSVSGPCPSTSTQTLTITAPAVATFSYGAAMYCAGSASPAATLAAGATAGVFTASPAGLVVNASTGAIDLTQSQPGAYTVTNTVAAAGGCPAATATAQVSISPVPVPTLAASGPTTFCQGGAVLLTANGGAAGATYQFLLNGQPISGATAATYSAAASGAYSVTITNGGSCAATSAAISITVNPIATPTLTYSASSFCQGAGTASATVAGGASSGTFTASPAGLSLNAGTGTINLGQSQPGTYAITYVGGSPCPGSTTTSVTIVTTPSAAFSFAQGSTFCTSGASATPTITGAAGGSFTATPAGLSIDPATGTLNLSASTAGTYAVTYTVAGPCPASTTLALTVTAAPVATFSYPGTAGYCAGTTGTVAPIYAGGGSAGLFSAAPAGLALNASTGAVNLSQSQPGTYTVTNTIGASGACAAVSATASLTINAAPVATLTAGGPTTFCAGGAVVLTATGGGTYQFLLNGQPISGATAATYAATASGLYTVSVSNASGCTSTSAAVAVTVNPATTATFSYPAAGFCQSGTPVTPTITGTAGGTFSAPAGLTINATTGAITPATSASGTYTVTYSVAGPCASTGTASVTITAPATAAFSYAQASYCATGTALATLGSGSTAGTYSASPAGLSLNPTTGAVNLGASQAGTYTIANTVAAGGGCAAITSTTTLTINALPAQPVLTLTGSTLSTPLVPGASYQFYRNGTLLPGTTGPSISVTQNGSYTVVVTSAAGCASPASAAVTVGVTAALGSQATLELTIYPNPTPDGQLRLDLPAQAHATQLTVLNTLGQPVYTTTLAAGTTTTSLDLHSLATGVYLLRATTPDGTSSRRLIRQ is encoded by the coding sequence ATGAAAAACACGCTACACTACGGGAGGTATTTTTGGCTGTACACCCTGTTGGGCTGGCTGCTGATGGCCCTCGGGCCGCACTCGCTGCTGGCCCAAACCACCGACCCCACGGGCGGCACGCTGAGCCCGACTACTACCACGGTGTGCACGGGCTTCAACTCGGGCACCCTGACGCTGACGGGCTACTCGGGCACCATCCTTAAATTTCAGCAGGATGCGGGCAGCGGCTACGTGGACATTGCCAACAGCGCGGCCAGCACCTATACCTTTTCCAACCTGACGCAAACCACCAAATACCGGGCCCTGGTCCGCAATAACAGTGGCACAACCGTAGCTTCTACCGAGGCCACCGTGACGGTAAACCAGCCCCCTACGGCCACCATCAACAGCAGCGGGCCAACTACTTTTTGTACGCGGGGCACCATTTACCTGGTGGCGGGGCCGGGCGGCCCAGGCTATACCTACCAGTTTTTGCTGAACGGCCGCGACATTGCGGGGGCTACCGGCCAAACCTACACCACCACCGTGACGACCAACGGCACGTACTCGGTGCGCGTGACGGATGCCTTTGGGTGCTCGGCCACGTCGTCGTCGGTAGTAGTGCGCGTGACGGCCAACGATATTGTGAGCCTGACGGCGGGCAGCAGTACCGTATTCTGCCAGGGCGGCTCCGTGCTGCTTTCTACCTCGGTGAGTGGCAACGCCAACAACTACACCTACCAGTTTACCCGCAACGGGGAAGAGATACCCGGCGCTACCAGCGCAGCGTACAGCGTTACGACCAGCGGCAACTACGCCGTGATAGTGTATAACCCGAATACCTGCTCGGAAACATCGAATACGATTCCCGTCACGGTGAACCCCGTCACGGTGCCCACGCTCAGCTACGGCAGCAGCAGCTACTGCCAGAGCGGTGCTACTACGCCCGTTCCGGCCGTGTCGCCCACGGGCGGCAGCTTCACGGCCACGCCGGGCGGCCTGAGCCTGGGCAGCACGACGGGCGCTATCAACCTGGCGCAGAGCCAGCCGGGTACTTATACTGTTACGTACACCGCGGGCAGCCCCTGCCCCGGCAGCGCCTCCGCTACGGTCGTTATTACGGCCCCACCCACGGCGGGCTTCAGCTACGCTGCGGCAACCGGCTGCGCGGGCACCTCGGGTACGCTGGCCGCCACGCTGGCGGGCGGGGCTACGGCGGGTAGCTTCACCGCCAGCCCGGCCGGGCTGAGCCTGAATGCCAGCACCGGGGCTATCGACCTGAGCCAGAGCCAGGCCGGCACCTATACCGTCACCAACACCGTGGGGGCGGCCAGTGGCTGCTCGCCGGTAACGGCCACGGCCCGCGTAACGCTGACGGCCCAGCCGGTGGCTACGCTGGCGGCGGGCGGGCCGACCACTTTTTGCCAGGGCGGCGCGGTGCTGCTCACGGCGGGCGGCGGCACCACGGGCAGTACCTATCAGTTTTTGCTGAATGGCCAACCCATTGCGGGCGCCACGGCGGCCACATACTCGGCTACGGCCAGTGGCGCGTATAGCGTGCTTATCAGCAACGGGGGCAGCTGCACCAGCACCTCGACCGCGGTGAGCGTAACGGTGAATCCGCTTACTACGGCCGCTTTCACCTATCCGGCCGCTGCCTATTGCCAGAATGCAGGTAGTGCTCCTACCCCAACCATCACGGGCACGGCGGGTGGCACGTTTGCAGCCAGCCCGGCCGGATTGGCACTCGATGCCGGCTCCGGGGCTGTAAACCCCGGCCAGAGCCGGCCGGGCACCTATACCATCACTTACAGCGTAAGTGGTCCCTGCCCCAGCACGAGCACCCAAACGCTTACCATTACCGCCCCGGCCGTAGCTACTTTCAGCTACGGCGCGGCTATGTATTGCGCGGGCAGTGCCTCGCCCGCTGCCACGCTGGCGGCCGGAGCCACGGCCGGTGTTTTCACGGCCAGCCCGGCCGGGCTGGTAGTCAATGCCAGCACCGGCGCCATCGACCTGACGCAGAGCCAGCCCGGCGCTTACACTGTAACGAACACGGTAGCGGCCGCCGGTGGGTGCCCGGCCGCTACGGCCACGGCGCAGGTGAGTATTAGTCCGGTGCCGGTACCAACGCTGGCCGCCAGCGGCCCGACGACTTTCTGCCAGGGCGGCGCCGTGCTGCTGACGGCTAACGGCGGCGCGGCGGGCGCAACCTACCAGTTTCTGCTCAATGGCCAGCCCATCAGCGGGGCCACGGCTGCCACCTATTCGGCCGCCGCCAGCGGCGCATACAGCGTTACCATTACAAATGGCGGCAGCTGCGCGGCCACCTCGGCGGCTATCAGCATTACCGTAAATCCCATTGCCACGCCTACGCTCACTTATTCGGCCAGCAGCTTCTGCCAGGGGGCGGGCACGGCCAGCGCCACCGTAGCGGGCGGAGCCAGCAGCGGCACCTTTACGGCCAGTCCGGCCGGCTTAAGCCTGAATGCCGGCACCGGAACGATTAACCTGGGCCAGAGTCAGCCCGGCACCTACGCCATTACTTACGTCGGCGGCAGCCCCTGCCCCGGCAGCACCACAACCAGCGTAACCATTGTGACCACGCCAAGCGCCGCCTTTAGCTTTGCGCAGGGCTCTACGTTCTGCACCTCGGGGGCCAGCGCCACGCCCACTATTACCGGCGCGGCGGGCGGCAGCTTCACGGCCACGCCCGCCGGCCTGAGCATCGACCCGGCCACTGGCACGCTCAACCTGAGCGCCAGCACGGCCGGCACCTATGCCGTTACGTACACCGTAGCCGGTCCCTGCCCGGCCAGCACTACGCTCGCCCTCACGGTAACGGCCGCGCCGGTGGCTACCTTCAGCTATCCGGGCACGGCGGGCTACTGTGCCGGTACTACGGGCACGGTAGCGCCCATCTACGCCGGTGGCGGCAGCGCGGGCTTGTTTTCGGCCGCGCCAGCGGGCCTGGCCCTCAACGCCTCTACCGGCGCTGTTAACCTGAGCCAGAGCCAGCCCGGCACGTACACCGTCACCAATACCATCGGGGCTTCGGGGGCGTGCGCGGCCGTGTCGGCCACGGCTTCGCTCACCATTAACGCCGCGCCGGTGGCCACACTTACGGCCGGCGGACCCACCACTTTCTGCGCCGGGGGCGCAGTAGTGCTCACGGCCACGGGCGGCGGCACTTACCAGTTTCTGCTCAATGGCCAGCCCATCAGCGGGGCCACGGCCGCTACCTATGCGGCCACCGCCAGCGGCCTTTATACTGTCAGCGTAAGCAATGCCAGCGGCTGCACCAGCACCTCGGCCGCGGTAGCCGTGACGGTGAACCCCGCCACCACGGCTACCTTCAGCTACCCGGCCGCTGGCTTCTGCCAGAGCGGCACGCCCGTAACGCCGACCATCACGGGCACGGCGGGCGGCACGTTTAGTGCCCCGGCCGGGCTGACCATCAATGCCACTACCGGCGCAATTACGCCTGCCACCAGCGCATCCGGCACTTACACCGTAACCTACTCGGTAGCCGGCCCCTGCGCCAGCACCGGCACGGCCAGCGTCACCATCACGGCTCCGGCCACGGCGGCCTTCAGCTATGCGCAGGCCAGCTATTGCGCCACCGGCACGGCCCTGGCCACGCTTGGCAGCGGCAGCACCGCCGGCACCTACTCGGCCTCGCCGGCCGGCCTTAGCCTGAACCCTACCACAGGTGCCGTCAACCTGGGCGCCAGCCAGGCCGGCACTTATACCATTGCCAATACGGTAGCGGCCGGCGGCGGCTGCGCGGCCATAACCAGCACTACTACGCTCACCATCAATGCCCTGCCTGCCCAACCAGTGCTCACGCTCACGGGCAGCACGCTCAGCACACCGCTGGTGCCGGGGGCCAGCTACCAGTTCTACCGCAATGGTACGCTGCTGCCCGGTACCACCGGCCCCAGCATCAGCGTGACGCAGAATGGCTCTTACACGGTGGTGGTAACGTCGGCCGCCGGCTGCGCATCGCCGGCATCGGCCGCGGTGACCGTTGGCGTCACGGCCGCCCTGGGCAGTCAGGCCACCCTTGAGCTTACCATCTACCCCAACCCCACGCCCGATGGCCAGCTACGCCTCGACCTGCCGGCCCAGGCCCACGCCACGCAGCTAACGGTGCTCAACACCCTCGGCCAGCCGGTGTACACCACGACGCTGGCGGCTGGCACCACCACTACCAGCCTCGACCTGCATAGCCTGGCTACCGGCGTGTACCTGCTGCGCGCTACCACGCCTGATGGCACCAGCTCGCGCCGCCTGATACGGCAGTAG